In the Heptranchias perlo isolate sHepPer1 unplaced genomic scaffold, sHepPer1.hap1 HAP1_SCAFFOLD_60, whole genome shotgun sequence genome, one interval contains:
- the LOC137316724 gene encoding zinc finger protein 436-like translates to MEKPWKCGDCGRGFSYSSRLETHRRRHTGERPFTCSVCGSGFTQSSHLIEHQLVHTDKRLFKCSVCEKSFKRKSDLLTHQRTHTGERPFTCSVCGKGFTRSSSRLIHQRVHTGERLFTCSVCGKNFTKSFHLLRHQQVHIGERPFTCSLCGKGFAQSSTLLTQQRVHNGERPFTCFICGKRIIQSSTLLTHQRVHTGERPFTCSVSGKEFTCSSGLIEHQLVHTDKRPFKCSNCEKSFKRTWDLLRHERIHTGERPITCSVCGMGFTQSSHLLSHQRVHM, encoded by the coding sequence atggagaaaccgtggaaatgtggggactgtgggaggggattcagttactcatcccggctggaaactcatcgacgcagacacactggggagaggccgttcacctgctccgtgtgtgggagcggattcactcagtcatcccacctcattgaacatcagcttgttcacactgataagagactttttaaatgttctgtctgtgagaagagctttaaaagaaaaagtgatcttctgacacaccaacgtactcacactggggagaggccgttcacctgctccgtgtgtgggaagggattcactcggtcatccagccgactgatacaccagcgagtccacactggggagaggctgttcacctgctccgtgtgtgggaagaattTCACAAAATCATtccacctgctgagacatcagcaagttcacatcggggagaggccattcacctgctccctgtgcgggaagggattcgctcagtcatccaccctgctgacacaacagcgagttcacaatggggagaggccgttcacctgcttcaTATGTGGGAAGAGAATCattcagtcatccaccctgctgacacaccagcgagttcacactggggagaggccattcacctgctccgtgtctgggaaggaattcacttgttcatccggcctcattgaacaccaacttgttcacactgataagagaccctttaaatgttcaaactgtgagaagagctttaaaagaacgtgggatctgctgagacatgaacgtattcacactggggagaggcccatcacctgctccgtgtgtgggatgggattcactcaatcatcccacctgctgagtcaccagcgagttcacatgtga